CGCCACCACCGCCGCGCCGGCCGCCCGGGGCAGGCCGGCCAGTGCCGCCGCCCCGGCATGCCGCCGCACCCCCACGATCAGCAGGACGGCGAGCACCGTCATCCCGGCGGAGTTGGCCAGGCCCAGCCCGAGCAGCTGCCGGTCCGCGCCGGGCTGGGCGAACAGCAACGCGCCCAGCGCCGCCACCGACCAGCCCACCGCCGTGGAGAACGCCGCCGAGGCGGTCGCGCCGCGGGCGTAGAGCGCCCGGGACAGGAGCGCGAACAGCGCGTATCCGAACAGGCCGGGCGCGAACCCGGCGATCCCGGAAGCCGCCGGCTCGGCGCCGATCAGCAGGGCGGCCGGCCGGGCCAGCGCGGCCAGCGCGGCGGCGCCGAGACCGGCCAGCAGCAGGACGGTCCGCGCGGTACCGGACAGCGCGGTGGCGAAGGCCGCCTCGTCGCCCTGCGCGGCGGCAGCCGACAGCCGGGGGTAGACCGCGGTCGCCAGCGGCACCGCGAGCACCGCCCAGGGCAGCAGGAACACGGTCTGCGCGGCGGTGTAGTCGGTGAGCGCCGCGCTCGCCGTCAGCAGCACCACCACCAGGGTCATCAGCTGCTGCGAGCCGACCGTGACCGCGCCCGCCCAGCCCAGCCGGACCGCCTGCCGGCCCTCGTCGCCGGGGAAGCGCAGCGCGGGCCGCAGCCGCAGGCCCAGCTTGCGCAGCGGGATCACCAGGCACAGCGAGAGCACCACCACACCGAGCGTGGTGCCGACCGACAGGATCAGCTCACCGGCGGTGCTCAGCCCGCCGATGTCGGACTTGGCGCCGTCGACCACCGCGTAGGACAGGTAGGCGCCCATCACGGTGACGCTGGACAGCAGCGGCGCGATCACCGGCCAGGCGAACCGGCGATGGGCCTGCAGCACCCCGGTGAGCACGATGCCGAGGCCGTAGAGCGGCAGCTGGGGCGCGAACACCCGCAGCATGCTCGCCGCCACCTGCTGATGGTCCGGCGGTACCCGGGGCAGCAGCCCGGCGATCGGGCCGGCCAGCAGCGCGACCAGGACCGCGATCGGGACCATCAGCGCCAGCACCCAGGTGAGCAGGGCGGAGGCGACGGCGTCCACCCGGCGCCGGTCGCCGGTGGCGACGTGCCCGGCCAGCAGCGGCACCACCAGGCTGGCCAGGGCGCCGCCGGCGACCAGCTCGAACACGATGTTCGGGATGGTGTTGGCGGCGTTGTAGATGTTGCCCAGGCTCTGGTTGCCGACGGTGTGCAGGAAGACGAAGGTACGGCCGAACCCGGCGATCCGCGCGACGACGGTCAGGATCGTGATCAGCGCGGCGGCGCCGGCCACCTTGGCAGCCGTTCCGGTCCCGGCCGGGCCCGCTGGATCGGCCGGAGACCCCGACCGGCTCGCTGGCTCGGCCGGCGTCGCGGACGCGGCGCCGGTGTCGTTCGCCGAGGTCACGCCGGCCGGCGGCCGAGCTCGTCGAGGCGCCGCAGCCACGGCGTGTCCTGGATGACCCTGGTGAAGCTGACCTTCTCGCTGGCCGCGGTGAGCGACGCGAGCGCGGCCAGCGCGGTGAGCCGGCCCAGCGTGCCGGTCCGGGCGGTGAACGCGACACCGAGCAGCGCGCCGAGGGCGTTGGCCCCGGAGTCGCCGAGCATGATCTCTTCGTTCAGGTCGGCCGGCAGCAGGGCGGCGCTCGCCCCGAGCGTTCCGGCGGCCATCGACGCGGTGCGTCCGGCCACGAGCGGCGCGCCCAGGACCATCCCCGCTTTCAACGCGCGGCCGGGACGCAGGTCCAGCAGGTTCAGCAGGTTCGCCGTCCCGGCGATCACGCCGGCGCCGAGCAGCACGTCGGCGCCGCGGCCGAACCGGCCGGCCCGGCGGCTGCCGATCAGCGCCGAGGCGACCAGGCCTGCCGCGCCCACCCCGCCGATCTTGACGAGGCCGCTGGTGACCCGGCCCTCGCGGAGCGCGCCGAGGTGGCCGGCGAAGCCTTTCGCGGTCTTCTGCTCGGGGCGGTTGCCGACGATGTCGTCGTAGAGCCCGACCGCGCCACTGACCGCGCCGGCGGTGACCGCGGCGGCCGCGAGCCGTCCGGTGGGCGCCCCGGTGACCGCGCCGATCGTGGCGCCGGCGGCCAGCGCGGGGCCCCCGGCCAGGGTCACCGTGCGGCCGTGGAAGTTGGTCCGGCGTAGGTCGCCCGCGTGCGGGTCGCGGCGCACCCAGCCGAGCACGGCCCGGGCGACCAGCGCGCCGGTGCCGAGGGAGCGGAGGAAGGCCATGGCTGGAGAGTCTGCCTTACGGCGCCGCCGACGGCACCATCGAGGTGGCGCCGGCGCCCAGGCCGTACTGACCGACCCGGCCCAGCACCAGGCGCTCCCAGCTGGCCATCGCGGTGGACACCTGGCCCTGCACCGTGCTCACGTTGTCCACCGTGGAGATCTGCTTGACCAGCGTGGGGTCGCTGCGCAGGTCGGAGATCAGGTTGTTGTCACCGGCGCTGTCCCCGCCCACCACCAGCGGCTTGTTCTTGTAGAACTGGTTGGCCATGGTGACCTTGTTCCGCGCCTTCTGGGTGGCGTCCTTGTCGGTGGCCGGCGCACCGGCGACCAGCACGATCGCCTCGGCGCCGCCGCTGGCCTTCTCGGCCACCGAGATGTAGCCGGGCTTGGCCAGCGCGGTCAGCACCGCCGTCACGTCGTCCGGGTTCACCACCGTGGCGCCCTGCTCCAGGGTGTGGGCGAGCAGCGCGCTGGCGGTCTCCACCCCGTCGCTGTTCGACGGGAGGCCGGCCGCCGAGATGGTCGGCTGCGACGACTGGTCGGCCAGGTCGAGCAGCTGGTTGGTGAAGTTCGGGTCGAAGAACTTGTCCTCGATCGTGACGTGCGCGGTGATCGTCGCACCGGCCACGCCCAGCATCTTGATCACGCCGTCGGCGGAGTCCTTGCCGCCGGGCAGCGCCACCACGGCGACCTTGCGGGTGGCCAGCTTGCCGGCCAGCACGTACGGCGCGGTCTCGGTGGCGAAGTCCTGGTTGCGGGTCAGCTCCTCCTTGTACTGGTTGACCTGGTCCCGCTTGACGTTGTTGTCCTTGTTCAGATTGGCCAGCTGCTCCTTGAGGTTCTCCGAGACCGGGCCGTTGAGCGCGGCGGTGCCGACCACCAGGCCGATCGCCAGCGCGAGGAAGACCGCGGTGAGCGACACCACGTGGTACCTGAAGTTGATCACGACGCCCTCAGAAAAGATTGCCGAGCTGGAAGACAAAATTGTCCCACCACTCGGACACCACGGTCAGATAGGCCTTGCCCACCGTGGAGACCGCCACCGCGGCGGCCATCGCGGCGAGCGCCGAGAGAATCAGCAGCAGCAGCGCCGAGCCGGAGATGTTCTGCCGGTAGAGCCGGCTGACGCCCTTGGCGTCGACCAGCTTGCCGCCGACCTTGAGCCGGGTGAGGAACGTCGAGGCCATTCCGCCCCGGCCCTTGTCCAGGAACTCCACCAGGTTGGCGTGCGTGCCGACGGCCACGATCAGCGAGGCGCCCTTCTCGTCGGCGAGCAGCATCGCGAGGTCCTCGCTGGTGGCCGCGGCGGGGAAGGTGAGCGCGTCGACGCCCAGGTTGCTGACCCGCTCCAGGCCCGGCGCGCGACCGTCGGGGTACGCGTGCACGACCACCTCGGCGCCGCACCGCAGCACGTCGTCGGTGACCGAGTCCATGTCCCCGATGATCATGTCGGGGGTGTAGCCGTTCTCCACCAGGGCGTCGGCGCCGCCGTCGACCCCGATCAGGACCGGCTTGTACTCCCGGATGTAGGGGCGGAGGACGTCGAGGTCCTCCTTGTAGTCGTAGCCGCGGACCACGATCAGCACGTGCCGGCCGGCGATCGAGGTCTGCACGTCCGGCACGCCGACGCCGTCGAGCAGCAGGTCGCGCTCCTGCTTGAGGTAGTCCATGGTGTTCGCGGCGAACGCCTCGAGCTGCACCGAGAGGCCCTCGCGGGCGTCGGCCATGGATTTCGCCACGCTCTCCGCGTCCTGCCGGGTGCCGGTGGCCACCGGGGTGCCGTCGACCAGCACCTGGTCACCCTCGATGCTGACCGTCTGCCCCTCGCGCAGGCCGGAGAAGACCTCCTCGCCCAGGTTGTCGACGAGCACCACGCCGCCCTGGATCAGCACCTCGGGACCCAGGTTCGGATAGCGGCCGGAGATCGACGGCTTGGCGTTGAGCACCGCGGTGACGCCGGAGGCGACCAGCGAGTCGGCAGCGACCCGGTCCAGGTCGACGTGGTCGATCACGGCGATCTCGCCGGGCCGCAGCCGGCCGGTCAGCCTCTTGGTGCGCCGGTCCAGCCGGGCCACCCCGGAAACCGGGCCCGGTTCGGTGGTGCGCACACGGCGCAAGGTGGGAAGTCGCATCCCGGCCATCCTGACACGCCGCTTCACGCGGCCCCCGTTAGACATGCTCTAGCTCATCGACAAAACGGACTTTTCATCCGCTCGTCCCTCGACCCGTCGTGCTGCGGCCATGCTTCTCCCGGCCTGTCCTCTTTCCGCCTCGCATTCCTCATCCGCCGTATCTCAACCGCGCTTCTCCCGGCCGGCCACGGCCAGCAATTCCTCCGCGTGGGCGATACCCAAGTCCGAATCCGGCAGGCCGGCCAGCATCCGGGAGAGCTCCCGGGCCCGCTCGGTCTCCTCCACGATCCGGACGCCGCTCGTGGTGATCGCGCCGCCGGTGTCTTTCGCCACCACGAGGTGCCGATCGGCGAACGCGGCGACCTGCGGCAGGTGCGTGACGACCAGCACCTGATGGGTACGCGCGAGCCGGGCCAGCCGCCGGCCGATCTCCACCGCCGCCGTGCCGCCGACACCGGAGTCCACCTCGTCGAAGACCAGCGTGGGCGGGCCACCCGCCCCGGCGAAGACCACCTCGATGGCGAGCATCACCCGGGACAGCTCACCGCCGGAGGCGCCTTTCTGCAGGGGCAGCGACGGGGCGCCCGGATGGGCCAGCAGCCGCAGCTCCACCTCGTCGGCACCGTCCGGCCCGGCACCCAGCTCGGCGCCGTCGACGGTCACCGCCGGCTCGTCCTTGGACGGGGCGTGGGTGAGCACCGCCACCTCGACCCGGGCGTGCGGCATCGCCAGCCCGGCCAGCTCCACGCTGACCGCCTCGGAGAACCGGGTCGCGGCCTCGCGCCGGGCCGCGGTCAGCCGCCCGGCCAGCTCGCCCACCGTGGCGGCCAGCCGCTGCCGCTCCCGGTCCAGCTCGTCGAGCAGCTCGTCGGAGGAGTCCAGCTCGCCGAGCCGGGATTTCGCGTTCTCCGCCCAGGCGATCACGCCGTCGATGTCGTCGGCGTACTTCCGGGTGAGGCCGCGCAGCGCGGCCCGCCGCTCGTAGATCGCCTCCAACCGGGCCGGATCGGCGTCCAGCTCGCTCAGGTAGGCCGAGAGCTCCGAGGAGACGTCACCGACCAGGGTGGCCGCCTCCTCGATCCGCAGCGCCAGGTCACCCAGCTTGGCATCCACTCCGGCCTGCCCCTCCAGGGTGCGCCGGGCGGTGCCGAGCAGGGTCGTCGCGTCCGGCGTCTCGTCGCTCGTCTCCACGCCACCGGCCAGCGCCTGCGCCGCGATGGCCGCGGCCACCCGCAACCCCTCGGCGTGCTCCAGCCGCTGCACCTCGGCGCGCAACTCCTCGTCCTCGTTCGGCTGGGGGTCGACCCGGGTGATCTCGTCGAGGCCGAGCTTGAGCAGGTCGGCCTCCTGCGAGCGCTGACGCGCGTTGCGCCGGCGGTCGGCCAGGTCGTCGACCACCCGGCGCCACCGGGTGAACGCCTCGCGATAGCTGTCCAGAAGTTTCTCGTGCCCGGGGCCGGCGAACCGGTCCAGCGCGGAGCGCTGCTCACTGGGCCGCAGCAGGCGCAGCTGGTCGGACTGGCCGTGCACGGCCAGGACCTGCTCGCCCAGCTCGCTGAGCGTGGACACCGGCATGCTGCGGCCGCCGACGTGCGCCCGGGACCGGCCCTCGGCGGTCACCGTGCGGCTGAGCAGCAGCGAACCGTCCTCGTCGGTCTCGCCGCCGGCGTCGGCGATCCGGGTGCGGACCGCGTCACCGAGGGTGCCGTTGAGCCGCAGGCGCCCCTCGACCACCGCCCGGCCCGGGTCGGCCCGGACCCGGCCGGCGTCGGCCCGGCCACCGAAGAGAAGTCCGAGACCGGTCACGACCATCGTCTTCCCGGCACCGGTCTCACCGGTGATCACGTTCATCCCGCCCGACAGCCGCAGCGTCGTGTCGTCGATGACGCCGAGCCCGGTGATGCGCAGTTCCTCCAGCACACGGCAGAGGGTAGTGGGACCCCCCGACAAATGCCCAGCGCGGGTGTTTCTGATCAGCGTCAATCAGCGATACATCCGCGCGCCCCGGCTGACGGCCGCGCTGCTCACGGCCACATCCGCGCTGACGGCCGCCCAGCTGACCGCCGCGCCCGGCCGACACGGATCGCCGTGGTCAGCGCCGGTTGCCGCGCCAGCCGACCACCGGAAGCTCGAATTTCGCCACCAGGGTGTCGGTGAACGGCCGTGGGGCCAGCCGGACCAGCCGGACGGGGAGTTGTCCCCGCTCGACGGTCACCCTCGACCCCGGCGGCAGGTCCCAGGTGCGGCGTCCGTCACAGCAGAGCACCGCGAACGAGGTGTACGGATCCACCGTCAGCACGAACGTCGACGTCGGCGCGGTCACCAGCGGCTTGCTGAACAGCGCGTGCGCACTGATCGGCACCAGCAGCAGCGCCTCCACCTCCGGCCAGACCACCGGGCCGCCGGCCGAGAACGCGTACGCCGTGGAGCCGGTCGGTGTGGCGCACACCACACCGTCGCAGCCGTAGCGGGACAGCGGCCGGCCGTCCACGTCCACCATCAGCTCGAGCATCTGGGCCCGCTGGCCCTTCTCCACCGTCACCTCGTTGAGCGCCCAGGACTCGGCGATCAGGCGGCCGTCGTACTCCGCGCGCACTTCGAGGGTCAGCCGCTCGTCGACGGTGTACCCGCCCGCGACGATGTCCGCCACCACCTGGTCGATGTGCTCGACCTCGGCCTCCGCCAGGAAGCCGACCTTGCCCAGGTTGATGCCGAGCAGCGGCGCCTTCACTGGCCGGGCCAGCTCGGCGGCGCGCAGGAAGGTGCCGTCGCCGCCGAGGGCCAGCACGATCTCGGCGCCCTCGGCGGCCTCCGGGCCGTCGACCGCCTGTGCCTCGGGCGGCAGGTCCAGGTCGGCCACCTCGTCGGCGATCACCCGCACCTCGAAGCCCGCCGCGATCAGGTCCAGCGCGACCGTCCGGGCGTGCTGCGTACTCTGCCGGCGCCCGGTGTGCGTCACCAGCAAAGCCGAGCGAGTCATTTGTCCTCCAGATTGGCCACCGGCTGATCTCCGAACTTCCCCGCCACGGCCCCTGGCTCCGCCACGAGTTCCTCCCGCACCGCGGGTCCCGGCGCCGCCACGAGTCCCGGCTCGCCCACGGGCGCCGGGTCAGCCACGGGCGCCGCATCCGCCACGAAGCCAGGCTCCGCCGCGAGCCCGGCCGGCAGCGACTTCCCGGACGGCCCGGCCGCGACCACCGCCTCCACCCGCTCCCGGTCCGCGGCGGGCGCGCCCCGCCGGAACCAGACGAAGAACTCGACGTTGCCACTCGGCCCGGGCAGCGGGCTCGCCGTCACGTCCACCACGCCCAGGCCCAGCTCCGCCGCGGCCGCCGCGACGTCCAGCACCGCCTCGGCGCGCAGCCGCCAGTCGCGCACCACACCACCCGCGCCGACCCGCTCCTTGCCCACCTCGAACTGCGGTTTCACCATCAGCGCCAGGTCGCCCTCCGGCCCGGTGCAGGCGGCCAGGGCGGGCAGCACCAGGCGCAGCGAGATGAACGACAGGTCGGCCACCACCAGGTCGACCGTCCCGCCGATCTGCTCCGGGGTGAGGGTGCGCACGTTGGTCCGCTCGTGCACGTCGACCCGTTCGTCGGTGCGGATCGGCCAGGCGAGCTGCCCGTATCCGACATCCACGGCGACCACCCGGCTCGCCCCGGCGCGCAGCAGCACGTCGGTGAACCCGCCGGTGGACGCGCCCGCGTCGAGGCAGCGCCGCCCCTCGACGGCCAGGCCTTTCGGGCCGAACGCGGCGAGCGCCCCGGCCAGCTTGTGACCTCCCCGCGAGACGTACTCGGTCTGCGGGTCCTCGCCCGTGACCAGCACCGGGTCGGCCGGGTCGACCATGGCCGCCACCTTGTGGGCCACGGTCCCCCGGACCTGAACCCGGCCGGCCGCGACCAGTTGGGCGGCCTGTTCCCGGGAACGGGCGAGCTTACGGCGGACGAGCTCGGCGTCGAGACGCGCACGGCGGGCCATCAAAATCCTTTTTGTACGTCGGTCAGCGATCGATGCCGGCCAGAGTCTCCTGGAGCACCTGGTGCGCGGCCTCGTACTCGGCGATCTGCTCGGCCGGGGCCAGCCGCGCGGCGTTGGCGAGGGAACTTAGCACCGCGTCCACCGCCGGGTGACCGGTCTCCACCACCATCCCGTCCTCGTCGGTGCGGTAATGCGCCGCCGCCGGCACCGGCTCGCCCGGCGCCCCCGCGGGACGCGACCCACCCGGCGGCGGGCCGGGCCGGAACCCACCGGCCGGCGGCGCGGGCCGGAAGCCGCCCGGTGTCGCCCCCGGACGTGGCCCGCCGGGCAGCGGGCCGGGACGCTGGCCACCCTGGGGCGGGCCGGGGCGTGGACCGCCCAGTGCGGGGTTCGGGAACGTCACGGAATCACGCCTCCGGGGTCTCGGTCCGGCCGGTGCTCTCCGCCACCGGCTGCGACTTCTCGGGTTGAGCCTGACTCGGCACCTGCGCCGTCTTCTTCGCCGCCCGCTTGGCCGGCGCGCGCTTGGCCGGCGTCGTAGGTGGCAGCTCAGTCGCGGCCGCCGCCTCCTTCACCGCGCTGACCGGCGACGCCGCCGTCCCCTCCGGGGTCCCGACAGCCGGTGCGACGTCGTTTCCAGCGGCCGGAGCCCCCGCCTTGCGCGGCGCTCGCTTGGCCGGCGCCTTCTTGGCCGCGGCCTTCTTCGCCGCGGCCTTCCTGGCCGCCGCCTTCCGAGCCGGGCCGCTCGCCGCAGTGGTGGCCCCCGGACTCTCGACCGGCTGCCCCTCCGCCACCGCCGCCGCGACCGCGTCCGCGGCCAGCTCGGCCGGCACCGTCCCGTTCACCCCGGCGGCCGGACCCGCCGAAGTGGATTTCCGCGCCGCCTTCTTGGCCGCCGGCGCCGTCTTGGCCGCCGGCGCCCCGGGTGCGGGCGCGTTACCGGGTGGGGTAGCCGGGGCAGTGCCCGCCGACGGCATCGCGTTCGGGGTGGCCTTCTTCACCGCTTTCTTGGCCAGAGCCTTCTTCGCCACAGCCTTCTTGGCCGGCGCCGAAGCCGCCCGCGCGGCAACCCCGGGCGCGCCGGCCCCTGGGGCGGCAGCGCTGGAAGCAGAAGCGCTGGAAGCAGAAGCGTCGGCAGTCCCCGGCCCGGAAGCCCCGGACCTGGCGGTAACCGCCCCCGGACCCCCCTCGGCCGCGTCCGCCCGAGCCTGCGCCTCCCGCAGCCTCTTCTCCAGATCGTGCACGCGCGTGGTCAACTCGGACACCTCGTCGGCGGTGGCCAGCCCGACCCGCCCGAGCGCGCGATCCACCTCGTAACGAACGATGTTGGTCAGCGCCTCACGGTTGGCGATGCCCGCCGAGAGCAGGTCCTCGACCAGCCCCTGCACCTGCG
This window of the Actinoplanes oblitus genome carries:
- the recN gene encoding DNA repair protein RecN, with the protein product MLEELRITGLGVIDDTTLRLSGGMNVITGETGAGKTMVVTGLGLLFGGRADAGRVRADPGRAVVEGRLRLNGTLGDAVRTRIADAGGETDEDGSLLLSRTVTAEGRSRAHVGGRSMPVSTLSELGEQVLAVHGQSDQLRLLRPSEQRSALDRFAGPGHEKLLDSYREAFTRWRRVVDDLADRRRNARQRSQEADLLKLGLDEITRVDPQPNEDEELRAEVQRLEHAEGLRVAAAIAAQALAGGVETSDETPDATTLLGTARRTLEGQAGVDAKLGDLALRIEEAATLVGDVSSELSAYLSELDADPARLEAIYERRAALRGLTRKYADDIDGVIAWAENAKSRLGELDSSDELLDELDRERQRLAATVGELAGRLTAARREAATRFSEAVSVELAGLAMPHARVEVAVLTHAPSKDEPAVTVDGAELGAGPDGADEVELRLLAHPGAPSLPLQKGASGGELSRVMLAIEVVFAGAGGPPTLVFDEVDSGVGGTAAVEIGRRLARLARTHQVLVVTHLPQVAAFADRHLVVAKDTGGAITTSGVRIVEETERARELSRMLAGLPDSDLGIAHAEELLAVAGREKRG
- the murJ gene encoding murein biosynthesis integral membrane protein MurJ, with the protein product MAGAAALITILTVVARIAGFGRTFVFLHTVGNQSLGNIYNAANTIPNIVFELVAGGALASLVVPLLAGHVATGDRRRVDAVASALLTWVLALMVPIAVLVALLAGPIAGLLPRVPPDHQQVAASMLRVFAPQLPLYGLGIVLTGVLQAHRRFAWPVIAPLLSSVTVMGAYLSYAVVDGAKSDIGGLSTAGELILSVGTTLGVVVLSLCLVIPLRKLGLRLRPALRFPGDEGRQAVRLGWAGAVTVGSQQLMTLVVVLLTASAALTDYTAAQTVFLLPWAVLAVPLATAVYPRLSAAAAQGDEAAFATALSGTARTVLLLAGLGAAALAALARPAALLIGAEPAASGIAGFAPGLFGYALFALLSRALYARGATASAAFSTAVGWSVAALGALLFAQPGADRQLLGLGLANSAGMTVLAVLLIVGVRRHAGAAALAGLPRAAGAAVVAAGLAGLAGWGVVRGLDGLRSGVLGSLLAGVLGGITVLVVFLAVAFVLDRRDLRPVAGMLRRRLRR
- a CDS encoding NAD kinase, whose amino-acid sequence is MTRSALLVTHTGRRQSTQHARTVALDLIAAGFEVRVIADEVADLDLPPEAQAVDGPEAAEGAEIVLALGGDGTFLRAAELARPVKAPLLGINLGKVGFLAEAEVEHIDQVVADIVAGGYTVDERLTLEVRAEYDGRLIAESWALNEVTVEKGQRAQMLELMVDVDGRPLSRYGCDGVVCATPTGSTAYAFSAGGPVVWPEVEALLLVPISAHALFSKPLVTAPTSTFVLTVDPYTSFAVLCCDGRRTWDLPPGSRVTVERGQLPVRLVRLAPRPFTDTLVAKFELPVVGWRGNRR
- a CDS encoding copper transporter; this translates as MINFRYHVVSLTAVFLALAIGLVVGTAALNGPVSENLKEQLANLNKDNNVKRDQVNQYKEELTRNQDFATETAPYVLAGKLATRKVAVVALPGGKDSADGVIKMLGVAGATITAHVTIEDKFFDPNFTNQLLDLADQSSQPTISAAGLPSNSDGVETASALLAHTLEQGATVVNPDDVTAVLTALAKPGYISVAEKASGGAEAIVLVAGAPATDKDATQKARNKVTMANQFYKNKPLVVGGDSAGDNNLISDLRSDPTLVKQISTVDNVSTVQGQVSTAMASWERLVLGRVGQYGLGAGATSMVPSAAP
- the steA gene encoding putative cytokinetic ring protein SteA, which gives rise to MRLPTLRRVRTTEPGPVSGVARLDRRTKRLTGRLRPGEIAVIDHVDLDRVAADSLVASGVTAVLNAKPSISGRYPNLGPEVLIQGGVVLVDNLGEEVFSGLREGQTVSIEGDQVLVDGTPVATGTRQDAESVAKSMADAREGLSVQLEAFAANTMDYLKQERDLLLDGVGVPDVQTSIAGRHVLIVVRGYDYKEDLDVLRPYIREYKPVLIGVDGGADALVENGYTPDMIIGDMDSVTDDVLRCGAEVVVHAYPDGRAPGLERVSNLGVDALTFPAAATSEDLAMLLADEKGASLIVAVGTHANLVEFLDKGRGGMASTFLTRLKVGGKLVDAKGVSRLYRQNISGSALLLLILSALAAMAAAVAVSTVGKAYLTVVSEWWDNFVFQLGNLF